In the Acropora muricata isolate sample 2 chromosome 10, ASM3666990v1, whole genome shotgun sequence genome, one interval contains:
- the LOC136887795 gene encoding uncharacterized protein: MVHCSVYIGPVMDCHKTPSCTDDLRQDFMALLIKNFSDLEKEKEDALRLFYNDKDIPKNICGTFNFLTALEDAGKISWTNVSSLKKILNAIRREVLVDALEEFEIKRNVALLLDAFVRIRKDIPRQNLFENIEVIAGYLAKSTDDAMDKSKVRSLRKSKKNIDEVIIVLKEQIETNFSETWTNRLALLTVIAGELLCETEPKYEEFASPLPEAVMCCSSEICSRVTSLDEWVRPTNRCSYLKLILIISVVIICALKKSVIS; the protein is encoded by the exons atggtccaTTGTTCTGTTTACATCGGGCCAGTCATGGATTG CCACAAAACACCATCATGCACTGACGACCTTCGGCAGGATTTTATGGCTCTCCTTATAAAGAATTTTAGTGATCTGGAAAAGGAGAAGGAAGACGCTCTTCGGCTATTTTATAATGACAAGGATATTCCGAAAAACATTTGTGGAACATTTAACTTCCTAACCGCACTGGAAGACGCTGGGAAGATTTCATggacaaatgtcagttctttgaAGAAAATTCTGAATGCTATCAGGAGAGAGGTTCTTGTCGATGCTTTGGAAGAATTTGAGATAAAAAGAAATGTTGCTCTGCTCCTCGATGCTTTTGTGAGGATCCGGAAGGACATTCCGAGACAAAAtctctttgaaaatattgaagTTATCGCTGGGTACCTAGCAAAATCAACGGATGATGCGATGGATAAGAGCAAAGTTAGATCATTGAGGAAATCAAAGAAGAACATCGATGAAGTGATAATTGTATTGAAAGAGCAAATCGAAACCAACTTTTCAGAGACTTGGACTAACAGACTAGCGCTTCTTACTGTCATTGCCGGAGAGCTTTTATGTGAAACCGAACCCAAGTACGAAGAGTTTGCGAGCCCGCTGCCGGAAGCTGTGATGTGCTGTTCCTCTGAGATATGCTCAAGAGTGACGAGTTTGGACGAATGGGTTAGACCTACAAATCGTTGCAGTTACCTAAAACTGATTTTAATAATATCTGTGGTAATAATCTGTGCCCTAAAAAAATCAGTCATTTCGTAA